Below is a genomic region from Ciconia boyciana unplaced genomic scaffold, ASM3463844v1 HiC_scaffold_37, whole genome shotgun sequence.
GATCATTCTAACAATGATAGcgataataataaaaaagacaaaaggacaGGCCTGGAATGAGATACCTAGGGAGTCATTTgtgcagagagaagggaagtTTATCACTATGGAGAAACAGCCACGAAATCACTTTCCTAACAgcatccttgagctccttgTTCCTCATGCCGTAGATGAGGGGGTTCAATGTTGGAGGTACCACCGAGTACAGAACAGCCATCACCAGATCTAGGGAATgggaggaggtggaaggggGCTTCAGGTAGGCAAACATGGCAGTGCTGAAAAACAGGGAGACCACagccaggtgagggaggcacgtggaaaaggctttgtgccatccctgctcagaggggatcctcagcacggccctgaagatctgcacataggaaagcacaatgaaaataaaacacccaGTTGTTAAACAGATACCAACCAAAACAACCCCAGCTTCTCTGAGGTAGGAGgtggagcaggagagcttgaggatctgagggatttcacagaagaactggtttatggcattgccttggcagagtggcagtgaaaatgtattggcaGTGTGTACCATAGCATTGAGAAAACCACTGCCCCAcgcagctgctgccatgttggcacaagctctgctgcccaggagcgTCCCATAATGCAAGGGCTTGCAGATGGCAACATAGCGGTCATAGGCCATGACGGTGAGAAGAGAAATCTCTGCTGTAATCAAGAAGGCAAACAGAAACACTTGGGCAGTGCATCCTGCATAGGAAATGGCCCTGGTGTCCCAGAGGGAATTGGCCATGGatttggggacagtggtggagatggagcccaggtcGAGGAAGGAGAGgttgaagaggaagaagtac
It encodes:
- the LOC140645738 gene encoding olfactory receptor 14C36-like, yielding MANSSSITQFLLLPFTDTWELQLLHFWLFLGIYLAALLGNGLIITAIACDHHLHTPMYFFLFNLSFLDLGSISTTVPKSMANSLWDTRAISYAGCTAQVFLFAFLITAEISLLTVMAYDRYVAICKPLHYGTLLGSRACANMAAAAWGSGFLNAMVHTANTFSLPLCQGNAINQFFCEIPQILKLSCSTSYLREAGVVLVGICLTTGCFIFIVLSYVQIFRAVLRIPSEQGWHKAFSTCLPHLAVVSLFFSTAMFAYLKPPSTSSHSLDLVMAVLYSVVPPTLNPLIYGMRNKELKDAVRKVISWLFLHSDKLPFSLHK